The Streptococcus gwangjuense nucleotide sequence TTGACAAAGTTCTCCACACCGTACTGAAAAAGGGGGTTAAAGTAGGTCATGATGACCAGCGGAACCTCTGTTTCAATATTTTTCAAGGTTTCAACCAAAGCTTGTGTCGAAGTCCCGTGGGCTAAACTACGCAAGCCAGCTTCTTCGATAACAGGTCCATCTGCAACAGGGTCTGAAAAGGGAATACCCACTTCAATTGCAGAGACACCCAAATCTTCTAAAAAGTGGATTGTTTCTCCGAGTCCATCCAAACCTTTCTCATGGTCTCCAGCCATGATATAAGGAACGAAAATTCCTTTTCCTGCTGCTTTGATAGCGTTCAATTTTTCTGTTAGTGTCTTAGGCATGAGCTTCTCCCTTCTTTGCTGCATCTGCTTCCAAGCGGTCTTTGACTTGAACCACATCCTTGTCCCCACGACCTGATAGACAGACAATCATGGACTTGTCTGGACCAAGTTCTTTGGCCAATTTCACCGCAAAAGCGATAGCATGGCTAGATTCCAAGGCTGGGATAATCCCTTCCACACGAGACAAGAGTTGAAATCCTTCCAAGGCTTCTTCGTCTGTCACAGGGACATAGCTGGCACGTTTGATATCGTGGTAGTGAGAATGTTCTGGACCGATACCAGGATAGTCCAAACCTGCTGAGATAGAGAAGGCTTCAAGAATTTGACCATGAGCATCTTGGAGCACATCCATGAGGGAACCGTGAAGGACACCCGGACGACCCTTAGTCAAAGTCGCTGCGTGATGCTCTGTATCCACACCAAGTCCTGCTGCTTCAGCCCCATACATGGCTACTGACTCATCTTCTACAAAGGGATGGAAGAGCCCGATAGCATTAGAACCACCACCAACACAGGCCACTAGGGCATCTGGCAGATCTTGACCTGTCAAGTCACGGTACTGTTGTTTAGCTTCTCGACCAATAACACTTTGGAAGTCACGAACGATTTCTGGGAATGGATGAGGCCCCAAGGCAGAACCAAGGATATAGTGGGTATCATCGATATTAGCTACCCATGAACGAAGGGCCGCATTGACCGCATCCTTGAGTACGCGCGAACCATCTGTTACCGCTTCGACCTTGGCTCCCAAAAGCTCCATACGGAACACATTGAGGGCTTGGCGTTTGACATCCTCCTCACCCATATAGATGGTACATTCCATGTTAAAGAGGGCCGCAGCTGTTGCAGTTGCTACACCGTGCTGACCAGCACCTGTTTCAGCGATAATTTTCTTTTTACCCATGCGTTTAGCCAGAAGAACTTGTCCCAAGGCATTGTTAATCTTGTGGGCCCCTGTATGGTTAAGATCTTCACGTTTAAGATAAATCTTGGCTCCGCCGATATGCTGGGTCAAGTTTTTTGCGTAGTAAAGGGGAGTTTCACGTCCCACATACTGGCGCAAAAGTTGGTTTAATTCCTCTTGGAAACTTGGGTCTGCCTGACTTTCACGGTAGGCCTTCTCCAACTCCAAAACTGCTGTCATCAATGTTTCTGGGACAAAACGTCCACCGAATTTTCCGTAAAATCCATCTTTATTTGGTTCTTGATATGCCATTCTTTACCCTCTCTATAAATCTTCTAATCTTTTCATGATCTTTTTGTCCATCTGTCTCCACTCCGCTTGATACATCTACTGCATAGGGAGTAAAGTGTTGAATTGCTTTTACTACATTGTCTTCATTAAGCCCACCTGCGATAAAGAAGAGCTGAGTTAATCCTGTCGTATCCAGTTGACCCCAATCAAAGGGTTGACCACTCCCAGCCACAGGGGCATCAAAGAGTAGATAGTCTGCCTGAGAATTGGGCACATTACCCTCTCCATCCACCTGCACAGCCTGAATGCTAGCACAAGGCAAATCCTCAAACAAATCATCCCCTACCTGACCGTGAACTTGAACAAAGTCCAAGCCAACTTTGTCAATCGCTTCTAGCAGTTCTGCCCGACTTGGTGAAACAAATACACCAACTTTTTTGACATCCGCAGGAATAAGCATTACCAGCTCAGAAGCCTGATCCAAGGTCACCTGTCTTTTACTAGGTGCAAAGACAAAACCGATGTAGTCTGCCCCTGCTGATACGGCTGACTCTACCGCTTCTTTGGTCGATAGTCCACAAATCTTAACCTTTGTCAATCTGCAACTCCTTGATTCTCTGGGCCACATCTTCTGCCTGCATGAGAGCTGTCCCTACCAAAATTCCGTTAAAGTATGGCGCTACTCGTTCCGCATCCTGCCCTGTGAAAATAGCAGATTCAGAAATGTACAAGCAATCATCTTTGAAATGTTTAGCCAAATCTACACTGGTCTGCAAGTCGACTTCAAAGGTGGTCAAGTTGCGGTTGTTGACCCCGATAATCTCAGCACCAAGTCTGTGAGCTACCTCTAGTTCAGCTAGATTATGAGTCTCCACCAAGACTTCCAGACCAAGCTCCGTCGCATAGTCATAAAGTTCCTTGAGGCGTTCTTCGGACAAGGCTGCCACAATGAGCAAGATGACTGTTGCACCTGCATTGCGAGCTCGAATGATTTGCTTTTCATCGATAATAAAGTCCTTGTTGAGCGTCGGAATGTTTACCTGACTGGAAATCTCCCGTAGATAATCCAAATGTCCTTTAAAGAAAACCTCATCTGTCAGAACGGAAATCATCACTGCTCCGTTCGCTTCATAAGTCTGGGCCTGTTGCACAATATCCACATCTAGATTGATATCTCCCAGACTAGGGCTAGCTTTCTTGACTTCAGAGATTACCTGCAAGCGATCCTGATGATTCTTCAAAAATTCTGCCAAGCGATAGGTCTGGCGCAGGGGCTGGATTTCCTCCAGCTCCATCTGCTCAACCTCACGCGCCTTCTGCTCCAAAATTCGTGCTAAAAATTCCTGACTCATTTTTGGTACTCCTGTAACAGTCTGAGTTTTTCAAGGGCCTTGCCACTAGCAATCACTTGACGAGCTAAGGCAACTCCTTCCTTAATACTAGCTACCTTACCATTAGCATAGAAACCAAGACCAGCATTTAAAACTGTAGTTTCCAAGAATGGACTTGGTTCATTTTTAAGAACGCTGAGCAAAATTTCTGCATTTTCCTGAGCATTCCCTCCACGAATATCTTCGATAGCGTAGCACTCCATCCCTAAATCCTCTGGAGTAAAGCTTGACAAGGTGATTTCGCCATTTTCAAGAAGAGCAATCGTGGTTGTTCCATTCAAGCCAGCTTCATCCAGTCCTTCTGGTCCAGCTACTACAATAGCACGTTTGCGACCCATATTTTTCAAAACCTGAGCTGTACTTTCCAGAAGTTCTGGACGACTAATTCCAAGAAGCTGTGTTTCCAAGGCCATTGGGTGAATCAGGG carries:
- the trpB gene encoding tryptophan synthase subunit beta, encoding MAYQEPNKDGFYGKFGGRFVPETLMTAVLELEKAYRESQADPSFQEELNQLLRQYVGRETPLYYAKNLTQHIGGAKIYLKREDLNHTGAHKINNALGQVLLAKRMGKKKIIAETGAGQHGVATATAAALFNMECTIYMGEEDVKRQALNVFRMELLGAKVEAVTDGSRVLKDAVNAALRSWVANIDDTHYILGSALGPHPFPEIVRDFQSVIGREAKQQYRDLTGQDLPDALVACVGGGSNAIGLFHPFVEDESVAMYGAEAAGLGVDTEHHAATLTKGRPGVLHGSLMDVLQDAHGQILEAFSISAGLDYPGIGPEHSHYHDIKRASYVPVTDEEALEGFQLLSRVEGIIPALESSHAIAFAVKLAKELGPDKSMIVCLSGRGDKDVVQVKDRLEADAAKKGEAHA
- a CDS encoding phosphoribosylanthranilate isomerase; the protein is MTKVKICGLSTKEAVESAVSAGADYIGFVFAPSKRQVTLDQASELVMLIPADVKKVGVFVSPSRAELLEAIDKVGLDFVQVHGQVGDDLFEDLPCASIQAVQVDGEGNVPNSQADYLLFDAPVAGSGQPFDWGQLDTTGLTQLFFIAGGLNEDNVVKAIQHFTPYAVDVSSGVETDGQKDHEKIRRFIERVKNGISRTK
- the trpC gene encoding indole-3-glycerol phosphate synthase TrpC, with product MSQEFLARILEQKAREVEQMELEEIQPLRQTYRLAEFLKNHQDRLQVISEVKKASPSLGDINLDVDIVQQAQTYEANGAVMISVLTDEVFFKGHLDYLREISSQVNIPTLNKDFIIDEKQIIRARNAGATVILLIVAALSEERLKELYDYATELGLEVLVETHNLAELEVAHRLGAEIIGVNNRNLTTFEVDLQTSVDLAKHFKDDCLYISESAIFTGQDAERVAPYFNGILVGTALMQAEDVAQRIKELQIDKG